The following are encoded together in the Pelagicoccus enzymogenes genome:
- a CDS encoding TonB-dependent receptor plug domain-containing protein — MHRKATDNTAPDRQRSLRLACALGMIGFAPLAFSQDDADEEVFELSPFEVTGEDNEGYRASSTLAGTRIRTDLKDVGSAISVYTDEFLKDVGATDNTTLLQYTTNAEVGGTQGTYAGTGNGTDVEERAALQSPNSNNRVRGLSAAENTRDFFVSNIPWDGYNVTRVDVQRGANSILFGLGKPAGIINASLQDATYTNEGNATIRFGSYGSIRTSVNLNKVLIEDQLSVRVAALMDDRKFQQDPAFEDDHRAYIALRYEPNLFGNDSMKTTFKAKYETGDIEANRPRNVPPYDSVSAWFAPKEVSDSNPFGGMGKVLVSDLFDAERLRDKEEAGAEWQPYLGGGLYNVQQPYWIFDGGTGELQDVRGGFYNVGALNPDGSARGAGEGLIGKRYSGPFVGVNSLSGVADDLDLYLNEYGQYRSQTITDTGVFDYNNILIDGDTKREYENFDAINLEFQQTALNDRIGFQVIYDQQDYSRANQGLLGWRPRINMDILERWEDGSPNPNVGRPYIVTSSGGSGGSYETNREYLRATLFAELRADDFFDSDSLLAKILGKHRFNAVSSEEDFQTQSRSWQNNSTDQTWDAFWNGTDGSRSGINNRPPMSIIYLGDSLISTSSASMANIPGIQGRSFENTSANAYLFNPKWIAGGGVDPGAAWAGPSTLPAAAQLMFSDEAPEGGWTQASNPANYESWTRYPVGVVNNYGMGQNPDLLTDWKMDQRETSSIAGTWQGFLWDGALVTTLGWRQDEIKSREDVAEKIASNRGRLDLSPDAFGLPAQYEAGKILKDQSVSGGLVLHLNKILNDDPLPFNLSLTYNKSSNFEVGNVRSDLLGTPIDNPSGTSKDYGFVLSTKDQRYSLRAIKYKSEINLASSSLEAGALGDIIANGLQWRNIYLYDLGGYSYDTRDQPSYRNRASNYYSVGSDRKYEVEEDSPEELALEDSIIEAWNKIQGDLTASGFLDAWGITNVTPLDQLTNRSTYISDPAAWAPSNLDTVYQYSNSDTPPANFAVTSDTISEGYEFEAIANPTDNWRISFNMSKTEASNNNVGGELINDFIDYLDTELSGPAGDITRWGGNPVFSQMYLPWRANYVAMKLSEGTAVPELRKWRYNVVTNYSFKDGNLKGVGIGGSYRWQDKVGIGYPLVPEGDLFGFDIANPIYGPSEDFIDLWASYRKKLSDNIDWKIQINVKNAFADDSLIPISVQPDNETWAAARRAPVQEWMITNSFSF; from the coding sequence ATGCATCGTAAAGCTACAGACAACACTGCGCCCGATCGCCAGCGATCCCTCCGGCTCGCCTGCGCGCTCGGCATGATCGGCTTCGCCCCGCTCGCCTTTTCCCAGGACGACGCGGACGAGGAGGTCTTCGAGCTCAGCCCCTTCGAGGTCACAGGAGAAGACAACGAAGGCTACCGCGCCAGCAGTACCCTTGCCGGCACGCGCATCCGCACCGACCTCAAGGACGTCGGTTCCGCCATCTCCGTCTACACCGACGAGTTCCTCAAGGACGTCGGAGCCACGGACAACACCACCCTGCTCCAATACACGACCAATGCGGAAGTGGGCGGCACCCAGGGCACCTACGCGGGCACCGGAAACGGTACCGACGTGGAAGAACGAGCGGCCCTGCAAAGCCCTAACTCCAATAATCGCGTCCGCGGGCTCAGCGCCGCCGAAAACACTCGCGACTTCTTCGTCTCCAACATTCCATGGGACGGGTACAACGTAACCCGCGTCGACGTGCAGCGCGGAGCGAACTCCATCCTCTTCGGCCTCGGCAAGCCGGCCGGCATCATCAACGCCTCCCTTCAGGACGCCACCTATACGAACGAAGGCAACGCCACCATTCGGTTCGGTTCCTACGGTTCCATCCGAACCAGCGTCAACCTGAACAAGGTCTTGATCGAAGACCAGCTCTCAGTACGGGTCGCCGCCTTGATGGACGATCGCAAGTTCCAGCAGGATCCCGCCTTCGAAGACGACCACCGCGCCTACATCGCCCTTCGGTACGAGCCGAACCTCTTCGGCAACGACTCCATGAAGACCACCTTCAAGGCCAAGTACGAAACCGGCGACATCGAAGCCAACCGCCCTCGCAACGTGCCTCCCTACGACAGCGTATCGGCCTGGTTCGCCCCTAAGGAAGTAAGCGACAGCAATCCCTTCGGCGGCATGGGCAAGGTCCTCGTCAGCGATCTCTTCGACGCGGAACGTCTCCGCGACAAGGAGGAAGCCGGCGCGGAATGGCAGCCCTACCTCGGCGGCGGACTGTACAACGTGCAGCAGCCCTACTGGATCTTCGACGGCGGCACCGGCGAACTCCAAGACGTGCGCGGCGGCTTCTACAACGTCGGCGCCCTCAACCCCGACGGTTCCGCCCGCGGCGCCGGCGAGGGCCTCATCGGCAAGCGCTACTCCGGCCCCTTCGTCGGAGTCAACAGCCTCAGCGGCGTTGCGGACGACCTTGACCTCTACCTCAACGAGTACGGACAATACCGCTCGCAAACCATCACCGACACAGGAGTCTTCGACTACAACAACATCCTGATCGACGGCGATACCAAGCGAGAGTACGAGAACTTCGACGCGATCAACCTCGAGTTCCAGCAGACCGCCCTCAACGACCGCATCGGCTTCCAGGTGATCTACGACCAGCAGGATTACAGCAGAGCCAACCAAGGCCTGCTCGGCTGGCGTCCGCGCATCAACATGGACATCCTAGAACGCTGGGAAGACGGCAGCCCCAATCCCAACGTTGGACGTCCCTACATCGTCACCTCCAGCGGCGGAAGCGGCGGCTCCTACGAGACCAATCGCGAATACTTGCGAGCCACCCTCTTCGCGGAACTACGGGCCGACGACTTCTTCGACTCGGACAGCCTGCTGGCAAAGATCCTCGGCAAGCACCGCTTCAACGCGGTCTCCAGCGAGGAAGACTTCCAGACCCAGTCCCGCAGCTGGCAAAACAACTCCACCGACCAGACATGGGACGCGTTTTGGAACGGTACGGATGGATCCCGCTCGGGCATCAACAACCGCCCGCCCATGTCCATCATCTACCTAGGCGACAGCCTCATCAGCACCTCCTCCGCCTCCATGGCGAACATCCCTGGCATCCAGGGCCGTTCCTTCGAAAACACCAGCGCCAACGCCTACCTCTTTAATCCCAAGTGGATCGCAGGCGGTGGCGTCGACCCCGGAGCAGCTTGGGCCGGGCCGAGCACGCTGCCTGCCGCCGCGCAGCTCATGTTCAGCGACGAGGCTCCCGAAGGCGGATGGACCCAGGCGTCCAACCCTGCGAACTACGAAAGCTGGACCCGCTACCCCGTCGGCGTAGTCAACAACTACGGCATGGGCCAAAATCCTGACCTCCTGACGGACTGGAAAATGGACCAGCGGGAAACTAGCTCCATCGCCGGCACCTGGCAGGGCTTCCTCTGGGACGGAGCGCTCGTCACCACCCTCGGCTGGCGCCAGGACGAGATCAAGAGCCGCGAAGACGTCGCCGAAAAGATCGCAAGCAATCGCGGTCGACTCGACCTCTCCCCCGACGCCTTCGGTCTCCCCGCCCAGTACGAAGCGGGCAAGATCCTCAAGGACCAGTCGGTCAGCGGCGGACTCGTCCTGCACTTGAACAAGATCCTGAACGACGACCCACTGCCCTTCAACCTCAGCTTGACCTACAACAAATCGAGCAACTTCGAGGTTGGAAACGTCCGCAGCGACTTGCTCGGCACTCCGATCGACAATCCAAGTGGAACCTCCAAGGACTACGGATTCGTCCTCTCGACCAAGGACCAGCGCTACTCGCTTCGCGCCATCAAGTACAAGTCGGAGATCAACCTGGCCTCCTCCTCGCTCGAAGCCGGCGCCCTTGGCGATATCATCGCCAACGGTCTGCAATGGAGAAACATCTACCTCTACGACCTCGGAGGCTACTCCTACGACACCAGGGACCAACCCAGCTACCGCAACCGCGCTTCCAACTACTACAGCGTCGGTAGCGACAGAAAGTACGAAGTCGAAGAGGACTCCCCCGAAGAGCTCGCCCTTGAAGATTCGATCATCGAAGCCTGGAACAAGATCCAAGGCGACTTGACCGCAAGCGGCTTCCTCGACGCGTGGGGCATCACCAACGTTACTCCGCTGGACCAGCTCACCAACCGTTCGACCTATATCAGCGATCCTGCAGCCTGGGCTCCTTCCAATCTGGATACCGTCTACCAGTATTCAAATTCGGATACGCCGCCGGCTAACTTCGCTGTTACATCCGACACGATCTCAGAAGGCTACGAATTCGAGGCCATCGCCAACCCGACCGACAACTGGAGAATCTCCTTCAACATGTCCAAGACGGAAGCCAGCAACAACAACGTTGGCGGCGAACTGATCAACGACTTCATCGACTACCTCGATACCGAGCTCTCCGGCCCCGCCGGCGATATCACCCGTTGGGGCGGCAACCCGGTCTTCAGCCAGATGTACCTGCCTTGGCGCGCGAACTACGTCGCCATGAAGCTCTCCGAAGGCACCGCCGTTCCCGAGCTTCGCAAATGGCGCTACAACGTCGTCACCAACTACTCCTTCAAGGATGGCAATCTCAAGGGCGTAGGCATCGGCGGCAGCTACCGCTGGCAGGACAAGGTCGGCATCGGTTACCCACTCGTGCCGGAAGGCGACCTGTTCGGATTCGATATCGCAAATCCGATCTATGGCCCATCCGAGGACTTCATAGACCTCTGGGCGAGCTACCGGAAAAAACTGTCGGACAACATCGACTGGAAAATCCAGATCAACGTGAAGAACGCCTTCGCCGACGACAGCCTGATTCCGATCTCCGTGCAGCCGGACAACGAAACCTGGGCTGCCGCGCGCAGAGCTCCTGTCCAGGAGTGGATGATTACCAACTCCTTCAGTTTCTAA